Within Mucilaginibacter inviolabilis, the genomic segment ATGCTTTAGCAATGCTTTGTTCAGCATTTTTACCGCATCGGGGTTGGCAAAATTGATGGTTTGGTTATCGTATTGATTTACCGTAACAAAAGGCCGTAAGGCCGGCGTGGCCCGCATCAGCGCTTTAAAATCGTATCCCAGGCGGTGCTGGTTACGCGGATGCATGGTTTCTTTTGCTTCGGGTTGGTTTGGGGCTGATTCTGGCAAGTTTTTTATTTTAAGTATGGTTATCCTACAATGCTGCCCAGATTGGCAGGTGAATAATTGATTGATTTCAGGGTTTTGTTATCCGATGTACGGTAAACCAAAAATAATCCATCAATCTCTTTATAGTGTGATTCGGTACCGGCTGTATTACGGTAATGTTCAATAGTTTGGTTAGCCTCTTCAACGGTTTTGCAGGCTTTGCTCATATTGGAGCGATGCACTTCGTCAAATAACTCTTTAAACTTTTGACCCAGTCCAAATTCCAGTACTGCACCCGATAGCACATATTGCAAATCGCAAAGGGCATCTGCTACCTCCACCAGGTTGTTATCAT encodes:
- a CDS encoding nucleoside triphosphate pyrophosphohydrolase family protein — translated: MMIKDLNSLNQVAEFHTTFKHPIVAEPAIPSKERSQLRIELLAEELKELQQAVDDNNLVEVADALCDLQYVLSGAVLEFGLGQKFKELFDEVHRSNMSKACKTVEEANQTIEHYRNTAGTESHYKEIDGLFLVYRTSDNKTLKSINYSPANLGSIVG